A stretch of DNA from Methylomicrobium lacus LW14:
GTTGCGACTGACGGCTGCCGAAGGCTATGCGGTGTACTGGTCCAGGTCGAGGAACAAACTCTGGCGCAAGGGCGAGGAATCCGGCCACCGGCAAAAAGTGCTCGGCATCTATCTCGACTGCGACGAAGACGTGATCCTGATCAAAATTGAACAGCAAGGCGGCATTGCCTGTCATACCGGACGCGAGAGCTGTTTTTACCGACAGTTGCAGGGTGAGCAATGGCAGACCGTCGAACCGGTGCTGAAAGACCCTGAAGCGATATATCGAAAATCATGAGCGACGTATTACAACAACTGGCGGACGTGCTGGAACAGCGCAAGCAACAAACGGCGGACACATCCTA
This window harbors:
- the hisI gene encoding phosphoribosyl-AMP cyclohydrolase, giving the protein MSEAWLDELRWTEDGLIPAIAQQADSGKILMFAWMNRESLRLTAAEGYAVYWSRSRNKLWRKGEESGHRQKVLGIYLDCDEDVILIKIEQQGGIACHTGRESCFYRQLQGEQWQTVEPVLKDPEAIYRKS